The following proteins are encoded in a genomic region of Candidatus Methylomirabilota bacterium:
- a CDS encoding UbiA-like polyprenyltransferase: MRAGKLGHVLGAIKFEHTVFALPFAYIAMVVAAGGWPGWWTVLWVTAAMAGARTCAMAANRLIDRAIDARNPRTAGRHLPRGILRPGELTAVAVAGALVMVVSAAMLNPLCLALAPLALLFLVGYSYTKYFTWTTHWILGFTDGIAAGAGWIAVTGRFERPALVLWFALTVWIAGFDLLYACQDVAFDRAHGIHSVPARFGVAAALRLARVNHALTAAALAALGWLAALGPVYWIGWLAIVALLIWEHSLVRADDLSRLDLAFFNVNGYIAVIALAAVVGGLWWPA; the protein is encoded by the coding sequence GTGCGGGCCGGGAAGCTCGGCCACGTCCTCGGGGCGATCAAGTTCGAGCACACGGTCTTCGCCCTGCCGTTCGCGTACATCGCCATGGTCGTGGCTGCCGGCGGCTGGCCGGGCTGGTGGACCGTCCTCTGGGTCACTGCCGCCATGGCGGGGGCCCGGACGTGCGCGATGGCCGCCAACCGCCTGATCGACCGGGCGATCGACGCGCGCAACCCGCGCACGGCCGGCCGGCATCTGCCCCGCGGCATCCTGCGGCCGGGGGAATTGACGGCGGTGGCCGTGGCCGGGGCGCTGGTCATGGTCGTGAGCGCGGCGATGCTGAATCCGCTGTGCCTGGCGCTGGCCCCGCTAGCCCTGCTCTTCCTCGTCGGCTACTCGTACACGAAGTACTTCACCTGGACGACTCACTGGATCCTGGGCTTCACCGACGGCATCGCGGCCGGCGCCGGCTGGATCGCGGTGACCGGCCGATTCGAGCGGCCCGCCCTCGTGCTGTGGTTCGCGCTCACGGTATGGATCGCCGGCTTCGACCTGCTCTACGCCTGCCAGGACGTGGCCTTCGACCGGGCGCACGGGATCCATTCGGTGCCCGCGCGCTTCGGAGTGGCCGCCGCCCTCCGGCTGGCCCGCGTCAACCACGCGCTGACGGCCGCGGCGCTGGCCGCGCTCGGCTGGCTGGCCGCGCTGGGCCCCGTGTACTGGATCGGCTGGCTGGCCATCGTCGCCCTGCTGATCTGGGAGCACTCCCTGGTGCGGGCCGACGACCTCTCGCGCCTGGATCTGGCCTTCTTCAATGTCAACGGATATATCGCGGTGATCGCGCTCGCTGCCGTGGTCGGCGGCCTGTGGTGGCCGGCGTGA
- a CDS encoding ubiquinone/menaquinone biosynthesis methyltransferase, whose protein sequence is MTPPRAGYVRAMFTRIARRYDLMNTLMTAGRHHAWRDTVARLVAASPPGPVLDLATGTGDLAVAIREAAPERPVVGVDFSEGMLGQARLKLQARRVRGIALVNADALALPFAGGTFACVTSAFLLRNLEDLPRGLAEMRRVTRAGGRVITLDIVRPAMPLWGAVFGLYFGRVVPAVGALVAGDRAAYAYLPQSVNRFVSPQELARLMRAAGLREVTWRTLALGTVALHLGVA, encoded by the coding sequence GTGACGCCCCCTCGAGCCGGGTACGTGCGCGCGATGTTCACGCGCATCGCCCGGCGCTACGACCTCATGAACACGCTCATGACGGCTGGCCGTCACCATGCCTGGAGAGACACCGTGGCCCGCCTCGTCGCCGCGTCGCCTCCCGGTCCCGTTCTCGATTTGGCCACGGGGACGGGTGACCTCGCCGTCGCCATCCGTGAGGCTGCCCCCGAGCGCCCTGTCGTCGGCGTCGACTTCTCCGAGGGGATGCTGGGCCAGGCGCGCCTCAAGCTGCAGGCTCGACGCGTTCGCGGGATCGCCCTGGTGAACGCCGACGCGCTGGCCCTGCCCTTCGCCGGGGGAACCTTCGCCTGTGTCACCTCGGCCTTCCTGCTGCGCAACCTGGAGGACCTGCCCCGCGGGCTCGCCGAGATGCGCCGGGTGACACGCGCCGGCGGACGGGTGATCACGCTCGACATCGTGCGTCCCGCCATGCCGCTCTGGGGCGCGGTGTTCGGCCTCTACTTCGGGCGCGTGGTGCCGGCGGTCGGCGCGCTCGTGGCCGGCGACCGCGCCGCCTACGCCTACCTGCCCCAGTCGGTCAACCGCTTCGTGAGCCCCCAGGAGCTCGCCCGCCTGATGAGGGCAGCGGGGCTGCGCGAGGTGACCTGGCGGACGCTCGCGCTCGGGACCGTCGCCCTCCACCTCGGCGTCGCCTGA
- a CDS encoding UbiD family decarboxylase, whose amino-acid sequence MAWRDLREFVDHLQRRGRLRRVAAPVSRDLEITEITDRVSKGAADGNVALLFERVHGFDTPVLINAFGAADRMAWALGVERLDELGERMAKLLDLRLPGTFAERLAKLGTLIDVVKAAPRRVDTAPCQELVETAAPSLATIPILQCWPGDAGRFITLPCVFSRDPVTGARNVGMYRLQVFDDRTLGMHWQTHKGGAEHERRALERALAEPRRTSTSPPSELTGHAAPAPTDRAGQAAPAPTIHIAIALGGDPALIYAASAPLPPGMDEVVFAGWLRGRGVEMVKCRTVDLEVPAQAEFVLEGWVDPAERRVEGPFGDHTGYYSLARPYPVFHLTAVTRRARPIYPTTIVGRPPQEDYWLGKATERLFLPIIRLMLPEVVDLNMPAEGIFHNLVIVSIRKRYPGQARKVMTALWGMGLMALAKTIVVVSDHVDVHDLSEVAWRVTGNIDPRRDLMVLEGPMDDLDHAALRHRYGGKLGVDATEKGPLDEVGQPWPDEIVMTEEIRALVSRRWTEYGL is encoded by the coding sequence ATGGCCTGGCGGGATCTCAGGGAGTTCGTCGATCATCTCCAGCGGCGGGGTCGCCTGCGGCGGGTGGCCGCGCCGGTGTCTCGCGATCTGGAGATCACGGAGATCACCGACCGGGTGTCCAAGGGCGCCGCCGACGGCAACGTGGCCCTGCTCTTCGAGCGGGTACACGGCTTCGACACGCCGGTGCTCATCAACGCCTTCGGGGCCGCGGATCGGATGGCCTGGGCGCTGGGCGTCGAGCGCCTGGACGAGCTGGGCGAGCGGATGGCCAAGCTGCTGGATCTGCGGTTGCCCGGGACCTTCGCCGAGCGGCTGGCCAAGCTCGGCACGCTGATCGACGTCGTCAAGGCCGCGCCCCGCCGTGTCGATACCGCGCCCTGCCAGGAGCTGGTGGAGACGGCCGCCCCGTCGCTGGCGACGATCCCGATCTTGCAGTGCTGGCCGGGCGATGCGGGGCGCTTCATCACCCTGCCCTGCGTCTTCAGCCGCGACCCGGTGACGGGAGCCCGCAACGTCGGCATGTACCGGCTGCAGGTGTTCGACGACCGCACGCTCGGCATGCACTGGCAGACCCACAAAGGCGGCGCCGAGCACGAGCGCCGCGCCCTCGAACGCGCGTTGGCGGAGCCACGCCGCACCTCGACCAGCCCACCCTCGGAGCTAACCGGGCACGCGGCTCCCGCTCCAACAGACCGAGCCGGGCAGGCGGCCCCCGCTCCAACAATACACATCGCCATCGCGCTCGGCGGCGACCCGGCGCTGATCTACGCCGCCTCCGCGCCACTGCCCCCCGGCATGGACGAGGTCGTGTTCGCGGGCTGGCTGCGGGGCAGGGGCGTCGAGATGGTCAAGTGCCGGACCGTCGACCTGGAGGTGCCGGCGCAGGCCGAGTTCGTGCTCGAGGGCTGGGTCGACCCCGCCGAGCGGCGAGTCGAGGGGCCGTTCGGCGATCACACCGGCTACTACTCGCTGGCGCGTCCGTACCCGGTCTTCCATCTCACCGCCGTGACCCGCCGCGCCCGGCCGATCTACCCGACCACCATCGTGGGCCGCCCGCCGCAGGAGGACTACTGGCTGGGCAAGGCCACCGAGCGGCTCTTCCTGCCCATCATCCGGCTGATGCTCCCCGAGGTGGTCGATCTCAACATGCCGGCCGAGGGCATCTTCCACAATCTGGTCATCGTCTCGATCCGCAAGCGCTATCCCGGCCAGGCCCGCAAGGTGATGACCGCGCTGTGGGGCATGGGCCTGATGGCGCTGGCCAAGACGATCGTGGTCGTGAGCGATCACGTCGACGTCCACGATCTGTCCGAAGTGGCCTGGCGCGTCACCGGCAACATCGATCCCCGGCGCGACCTCATGGTGCTGGAGGGCCCCATGGACGACCTCGACCATGCGGCGTTACGCCACCGCTACGGCGGCAAGCTCGGCGTCGACGCCACCGAGAAGGGCCCGCTCGACGAGGTCGGCCAGCCCTGGCCCGACGAGATCGTCATGACCGAGGAGATCCGGGCTCTGGTCAGCCGCCGCTGGACGGAGTACGGCCTCTGA
- a CDS encoding HU family DNA-binding protein, whose translation MTKAELVAVMAKASGGSKTAAERAMSAFLCGIIDSLRRGRRVTISGFGTFVVTKRAARNGRNPRTGNTIKIPSARVPRFRPSRLLKGAVK comes from the coding sequence ATGACCAAGGCGGAACTGGTCGCGGTGATGGCCAAGGCCTCGGGCGGGTCCAAGACCGCTGCCGAGCGCGCGATGAGCGCCTTCCTGTGCGGCATCATCGACTCGCTCCGCCGCGGGCGCCGGGTGACCATCAGCGGCTTCGGCACGTTCGTCGTCACCAAGCGCGCCGCCCGCAACGGCCGCAACCCGCGCACCGGGAATACCATCAAGATTCCGTCGGCCCGCGTGCCGCGCTTCCGGCCGAGCCGGCTCCTCAAGGGCGCGGTGAAGTGA
- a CDS encoding polysaccharide deacetylase family protein: MIRLVTAVILAFAAAGAVSAEPLPPNELGRLMILEYHRIDYPEERWTRTPENFRRDLETLYARGYRLVALNDVLDGRIAVPAGMSPVVLTFDDSSPGQFRYLERNGALEIDPKSAVGILEAFIAERPDFGRAATFFVLPGASRPNRLFNQPEHEGRKLRYLVSRGYEIGNHTLWHANLGKYSESTVRAQIAEAQVWVQRHVPDYRLRTLALPHGVYPRDVTWALQGSAKGTTYRNDAILMVAGGAAPSPFARAFDPVRLPRIQAVERDLAYWLKYFERRPQERFVSDGDPTTVTISAGARDKLRAPLPAQLRVIERHRLVESR, translated from the coding sequence ATGATCCGCCTCGTCACCGCCGTCATCCTGGCGTTCGCCGCCGCCGGCGCCGTCTCCGCCGAGCCCCTGCCGCCCAACGAGCTCGGGCGCCTCATGATCCTCGAATACCACCGGATCGACTACCCGGAGGAGCGCTGGACGCGCACACCCGAGAACTTCCGGCGCGACCTGGAAACGCTCTACGCGCGCGGCTACCGCCTGGTCGCCCTGAACGACGTCCTGGACGGCCGGATCGCCGTGCCGGCGGGCATGAGCCCGGTGGTGCTGACCTTCGACGATTCCTCGCCCGGGCAGTTCCGCTATCTGGAGCGTAACGGCGCGCTGGAGATCGACCCCAAGTCGGCTGTCGGGATCCTGGAAGCCTTCATCGCGGAGCGGCCGGACTTCGGACGGGCGGCCACCTTCTTCGTGCTGCCGGGCGCCAGTCGGCCCAACCGGCTGTTCAATCAGCCCGAGCACGAGGGCCGCAAGCTGCGCTATCTCGTGTCCCGCGGCTACGAGATCGGCAACCACACGCTCTGGCACGCCAACCTGGGCAAGTACTCCGAGTCCACCGTCCGCGCCCAGATCGCCGAGGCCCAGGTCTGGGTCCAGCGCCATGTCCCCGACTACCGCCTTCGCACGCTGGCCCTGCCCCACGGCGTCTACCCGCGCGACGTGACCTGGGCGCTGCAGGGCAGCGCCAAGGGCACCACTTACCGCAACGACGCCATCCTCATGGTGGCCGGAGGCGCCGCGCCGTCCCCCTTCGCGCGGGCATTCGATCCGGTCCGCTTGCCCCGCATCCAGGCCGTGGAGCGCGACCTGGCCTACTGGCTCAAGTACTTCGAGCGGCGGCCTCAGGAGCGGTTCGTCAGCGACGGCGACCCCACCACGGTGACGATTTCCGCCGGCGCCCGAGACAAGCTCCGCGCGCCGCTACCCGCCCAGCTGCGCGTGATCGAGCGCCACCGTCTCGTCGAATCCCGCTAA
- a CDS encoding GAF domain-containing protein, protein MPLRDLPAARGGSLLWGLVDTIDGGLLVVDTELTVMHWNVFLERLTGVDHDAACGRGLRQLVPALDAIALPEHLGRALVGDVSFSAELPSGVPVDVRCVPLRGEGNRIIGAAAFISDVTEVRRRTLIVGAMEAVGRSLTSSLDLDKTLDTIAAKTLEVMAADSALVVSWDGETSELRVMRAAGRLSDRYASAGAIPVSGGPVSRAVLEGRPVATSNILTDPDVKLSVERRAQIEREGFKAVAAAPLSSQGGVHGALVVHYWTERVVGSDETQALSLLAEQAAIAIDNARLYAEAIRRAERLRDLAELSQSITASLDTADVMQRIVNAAAGMAPGAKAAVHLYDPAHHILRVTATSSEDLRDRPAERAADLGLAGLVFERRQPIAIAAPAEHPRAIARPWWKARPTATYHGLPIMVADNLLGVLDYIAPRGLPDRETQEALRFMAAYAGIAIRNASLYQAERTQAARVGALAAINQRISSALNLEALLRMIAESAADLTGVKYALFWLADEERRTLTVKSASVPAIAEEFPQPTVGYEVGGEGWLARHRVPLRIDDAALDERMIHRDWWRRWGIQAFAGYPVMAGDELLAVLVLCHSEPIRFTEETRSVVDMFIAQASVAIQNARLFLEAQRGREVAEALARLGGELTGALDLERIADLVARGIVELLGGIGSVVYRYEPDSGALTLISSFGRAPSSKGSTLPAGEGMAGRAVQERRIMATPDMLADTEIRLSPELRAQIETLGYRAVVAAPLMVRDHVVGAITMGAAPGRRFSWDELRLVQAFADQASLAFETARLYASARDSLARLRETQAQLLQAGKMSAVGQLVSGVAHEINNPLSVIMGYGQLLLSRGVADNMRRPLELMVQQADRMAKIVRNLLYFARQRPPERTPVDLNQVIEQTLTLRVNQLTLSRIAVERDVDPELPPVVGDAQQLTQVFLNLLLNAEQAITATGSGGSIVFRTRVVDGGRTVRASVEDTGPGIPSEHLPRVFEPFFTTKEVGSGTGLGLSVSYGIAEEHGGRLSVESEPGRTVFSLELPAARPTAPGAPSEPAADLEPIGQGRMALIVDDEPSIVELVATLLRETGWQVDLAGGGHAALECVRARRYDLVVSDIRMAEGSGEQFYREAVAADASLAERFIFITGDTANDRAWAFLGEARVPVLEKPFSPDRFRDLVRRIATRLTASGLRA, encoded by the coding sequence ATGCCTCTTCGCGACCTGCCCGCCGCCCGTGGCGGCTCCCTCCTCTGGGGTCTCGTCGACACGATCGACGGTGGCTTGCTCGTGGTCGACACCGAGCTGACCGTCATGCACTGGAACGTTTTCCTGGAGCGCCTGACCGGCGTCGATCACGACGCCGCCTGCGGGCGCGGCCTCCGCCAGCTGGTGCCGGCCCTGGACGCCATCGCGCTCCCCGAGCATCTGGGCCGCGCGCTGGTGGGCGATGTCTCGTTCTCGGCGGAGCTGCCCTCGGGCGTGCCGGTGGACGTGCGCTGCGTGCCGCTGCGGGGCGAGGGCAACCGTATCATCGGCGCCGCCGCCTTCATCAGCGACGTCACCGAGGTGAGGCGGCGCACGCTGATCGTGGGGGCCATGGAGGCAGTGGGCCGCTCGCTCACCTCATCGCTCGACCTCGACAAGACGCTCGACACCATCGCGGCGAAGACGCTGGAAGTCATGGCGGCGGACTCCGCGCTCGTGGTCTCCTGGGATGGCGAGACGTCCGAGCTGCGGGTCATGCGCGCGGCCGGACGCCTGAGCGATCGATACGCCAGTGCCGGCGCCATCCCGGTCAGCGGCGGGCCCGTGAGCCGCGCCGTGCTGGAGGGCCGGCCCGTCGCCACCTCGAACATCCTGACCGATCCGGACGTGAAGCTCTCCGTCGAACGCCGGGCCCAGATCGAGCGCGAGGGTTTCAAGGCCGTGGCGGCCGCTCCGCTGTCGTCCCAGGGCGGCGTCCACGGCGCGCTGGTCGTGCACTACTGGACCGAGCGCGTCGTCGGCTCCGACGAGACCCAGGCGCTGTCGCTGCTCGCCGAGCAGGCTGCCATCGCCATCGACAACGCGCGGCTCTACGCCGAGGCCATCCGGCGCGCCGAGCGGCTGCGCGATCTGGCCGAGCTGAGCCAGTCCATCACCGCCTCCCTGGACACGGCCGACGTCATGCAGCGGATCGTCAACGCGGCGGCGGGCATGGCCCCCGGGGCCAAGGCCGCCGTGCACCTCTACGACCCCGCCCACCACATCCTGCGCGTCACCGCCACCTCCAGCGAGGACCTGCGCGATCGCCCCGCTGAACGGGCGGCCGACCTCGGGCTGGCCGGGCTCGTCTTCGAGCGGCGCCAGCCCATCGCGATCGCCGCCCCGGCCGAGCACCCCCGCGCCATCGCCCGGCCCTGGTGGAAGGCGCGACCGACGGCCACCTACCACGGGCTGCCCATCATGGTGGCCGACAATCTGCTCGGCGTGCTCGACTACATCGCCCCCCGCGGCCTGCCCGACCGCGAGACGCAGGAGGCGCTGCGCTTCATGGCGGCCTACGCCGGCATCGCGATCCGCAACGCCTCGCTCTACCAGGCCGAGCGCACGCAGGCGGCGCGGGTGGGCGCGCTGGCCGCCATCAACCAGCGCATCTCCAGCGCGCTGAACCTCGAGGCGCTGCTCCGCATGATCGCCGAGTCGGCCGCCGACCTCACGGGGGTCAAGTACGCGCTGTTCTGGCTGGCCGACGAGGAGCGGCGCACGCTCACCGTCAAGAGCGCGTCGGTGCCCGCGATCGCCGAGGAGTTCCCCCAGCCCACCGTCGGCTACGAGGTCGGCGGCGAGGGCTGGCTGGCCCGCCACCGCGTCCCCCTCCGGATCGACGACGCCGCGCTGGACGAGCGGATGATCCATCGCGACTGGTGGCGGCGCTGGGGCATCCAGGCCTTCGCCGGCTACCCGGTGATGGCGGGCGACGAGCTGCTGGCCGTGCTCGTGCTCTGTCATTCCGAGCCCATCCGCTTCACAGAGGAGACCCGCAGCGTCGTCGACATGTTCATCGCCCAGGCCAGCGTGGCCATCCAGAACGCCCGCCTGTTCCTGGAGGCCCAGCGCGGGCGGGAGGTGGCCGAGGCGCTGGCCCGTCTGGGCGGCGAGCTCACCGGCGCCCTGGACCTCGAGCGCATCGCCGATCTGGTGGCGCGGGGCATCGTCGAGCTCCTGGGCGGCATCGGCTCGGTGGTCTATCGCTATGAGCCGGACAGCGGCGCGCTCACCCTCATCTCCTCCTTCGGCCGGGCGCCGAGCAGCAAAGGCAGCACGCTGCCGGCCGGCGAGGGCATGGCCGGCCGCGCGGTGCAGGAGCGCCGGATCATGGCCACTCCCGACATGCTGGCCGACACCGAGATCCGCCTGTCGCCCGAGCTGCGCGCGCAGATCGAGACGCTGGGATATCGGGCGGTCGTCGCCGCCCCCCTGATGGTCCGCGACCACGTGGTGGGCGCCATCACCATGGGCGCAGCGCCCGGGCGCCGCTTTTCCTGGGACGAACTGCGCCTGGTGCAGGCCTTCGCCGACCAGGCCTCGCTGGCCTTCGAGACAGCCCGCCTCTACGCCAGCGCCCGCGACAGCCTGGCCCGGCTGCGCGAGACGCAGGCCCAGCTCCTGCAGGCCGGGAAGATGTCGGCTGTCGGCCAGCTCGTCTCCGGCGTCGCTCACGAGATCAACAACCCGCTCAGCGTCATCATGGGCTACGGGCAGCTCCTGCTGAGCCGCGGCGTCGCTGACAACATGCGGCGCCCCCTGGAGCTCATGGTCCAGCAGGCCGACCGCATGGCCAAGATCGTCCGGAACCTGCTCTACTTCGCTCGCCAGCGGCCGCCGGAGCGGACGCCCGTCGACCTCAATCAGGTCATCGAGCAGACGCTGACGTTGCGCGTGAACCAGCTGACGCTGTCCCGTATCGCCGTCGAGCGTGACGTCGATCCCGAGCTGCCCCCGGTCGTCGGCGATGCGCAGCAACTCACGCAGGTCTTCCTCAATCTGCTGCTCAACGCCGAGCAGGCCATCACCGCGACCGGCAGCGGCGGTAGCATCGTGTTCCGGACCCGCGTCGTGGACGGCGGCCGCACCGTGCGGGCCAGCGTCGAGGACACCGGGCCGGGCATCCCGTCCGAGCACCTGCCACGGGTGTTCGAGCCGTTCTTCACGACCAAGGAGGTCGGCTCGGGCACGGGGCTCGGCCTGTCGGTGTCGTATGGCATCGCGGAGGAGCACGGCGGCCGACTGTCCGTGGAGAGCGAGCCGGGCCGCACCGTGTTCTCGCTGGAGCTGCCGGCCGCGCGACCCACGGCGCCGGGAGCGCCGAGCGAGCCGGCCGCAGACCTCGAGCCGATCGGGCAGGGCCGCATGGCCCTCATCGTCGACGACGAGCCCAGCATCGTGGAGCTCGTGGCGACCCTGCTCCGCGAGACCGGCTGGCAGGTCGACCTCGCCGGCGGCGGCCACGCCGCGCTGGAGTGCGTCCGTGCGCGCCGCTACGACCTCGTCGTGTCCGACATCCGCATGGCCGAGGGCAGCGGGGAGCAGTTCTACCGCGAGGCGGTGGCCGCCGACGCCTCGCTGGCCGAGCGCTTCATCTTCATCACCGGTGACACTGCCAACGACCGGGCCTGGGCGTTCCTCGGCGAAGCGCGAGTGCCCGTGCTGGAGAAGCCGTTCTCGCCAGACCGCTTTCGCGATCTGGTGCGTCGCATCGCTACCCGATTGACAGCGTCGGGTCTTCGCGCGTAA
- a CDS encoding permease, whose product MRPAFDISSLILITLALALAVVAYIKDPGLPWIGAKTGFSLLWVILPRLVPALLLAGLLQVLVPQDVVARYFGRTSGLKAIVVASAAGLITPGGPMVTVPFMVVLANSGMALPPLVAYMTSWSLFGMQRIISWEAPLMGWHFVAVRVISSLAFPVLAGWLVAVFYSE is encoded by the coding sequence ATGCGCCCAGCTTTCGACATCTCGTCGCTCATCCTGATCACCCTCGCGCTGGCGCTGGCGGTGGTGGCCTATATCAAGGACCCGGGCTTGCCCTGGATCGGCGCGAAGACTGGGTTTTCGCTGTTGTGGGTGATTTTGCCCAGGCTGGTGCCGGCGCTGCTGCTGGCCGGCTTGCTGCAGGTCCTGGTGCCCCAGGACGTCGTGGCCCGATACTTCGGGCGCACCAGCGGGCTCAAGGCCATCGTCGTGGCCTCCGCGGCCGGCCTGATCACCCCCGGCGGGCCGATGGTCACGGTCCCCTTCATGGTCGTCCTCGCCAACTCGGGCATGGCGCTGCCGCCGCTGGTCGCCTATATGACGTCGTGGTCGCTCTTCGGCATGCAGCGGATCATCAGCTGGGAGGCTCCGCTCATGGGCTGGCACTTCGTGGCGGTGCGGGTCATCTCCAGCCTGGCCTTTCCCGTGCTCGCCGGGTGGCTCGTGGCCGTCTTCTACTCGGAGTGA
- a CDS encoding putative glycoside hydrolase: MEETQPHGITHHLLDSAYALCLLSLAVVFGYAVFAPTISPATPMLSQHTATPQAEAVTTPVVKIEPAVVPRRLTERRPALVPPSPTPRPVVTSDVPWPARVSGRVLDPEQRPVPGAAVAASGRELKADDEGRFTLVDLPPGTPVVVKVPGYARVILEPTAKPLEIVLKPLNVKAAYLTYFGFADRGIRGRVMELLETTELNGVVIDIKGDRGWIPYRTEVPAAVAAGALGPVILRDFDSLMAGLKARGVYTIARIVAFKDNVLARARPELAIIDTRNGNPWVDQEKLAWVDPFREETWSYNIEIAKEAARKGFDEIQFDYVRFPTDGRLSAARYSKPVTQQSRLATISGFLARARRELGALGVFVAADTFGYTAFNANDTDIGQRVEELAPHLDFICPMVYPSGYHLGVPGYRNPVTHPYEVVYESVRAISRRSGSHPVRVRPWLQDFKDYAFDRRIFGPAEVRAQIKGSDDAGGAGWMLWNPRNRYTGAALNPKGSLAAR, translated from the coding sequence ATGGAGGAGACACAACCGCACGGTATCACGCATCATCTGCTCGATAGTGCATATGCACTGTGTCTGCTGAGCCTGGCGGTCGTCTTCGGGTACGCCGTGTTCGCACCGACCATCTCGCCCGCCACGCCCATGTTGAGCCAGCATACCGCGACGCCGCAGGCGGAAGCGGTCACGACCCCGGTGGTCAAGATCGAGCCAGCCGTCGTCCCGCGCCGGCTGACCGAGCGCCGTCCGGCCCTGGTGCCGCCATCTCCCACGCCCCGTCCGGTCGTGACCTCGGACGTCCCCTGGCCCGCCCGGGTGAGCGGGCGCGTCCTCGATCCCGAGCAGCGGCCGGTGCCCGGCGCCGCCGTGGCCGCCAGCGGGCGCGAGCTGAAGGCCGACGACGAGGGCCGCTTCACGCTCGTCGACCTGCCGCCGGGCACGCCGGTCGTCGTCAAGGTGCCGGGCTACGCGCGCGTCATCCTCGAGCCCACGGCCAAGCCGCTCGAGATCGTGCTCAAGCCGCTGAACGTCAAGGCGGCCTACCTCACCTACTTCGGGTTCGCCGACCGCGGCATCCGGGGCCGGGTCATGGAGCTCCTCGAGACCACGGAGCTCAACGGCGTCGTGATCGACATCAAAGGCGATCGGGGCTGGATCCCCTATCGCACGGAGGTGCCGGCGGCCGTCGCCGCGGGCGCGCTGGGCCCGGTCATCCTGCGCGATTTCGACAGCCTCATGGCCGGGCTCAAGGCCCGGGGCGTCTACACCATCGCCCGCATCGTGGCGTTCAAGGACAACGTGCTGGCCCGCGCTCGCCCCGAGCTGGCCATCATCGACACTCGCAACGGCAACCCGTGGGTCGATCAGGAAAAGCTGGCCTGGGTCGATCCGTTCCGCGAGGAGACCTGGAGCTACAACATCGAGATCGCCAAAGAAGCCGCCCGCAAAGGCTTCGACGAGATCCAGTTCGACTACGTGCGCTTCCCCACTGACGGTCGCCTGTCCGCGGCCCGGTACTCGAAGCCCGTCACCCAGCAGTCGCGGCTGGCCACCATCAGCGGGTTCCTCGCGCGGGCCCGGCGCGAGCTCGGCGCCCTGGGCGTCTTCGTCGCCGCCGACACCTTCGGCTACACCGCCTTCAACGCGAACGACACCGATATCGGCCAGCGGGTCGAGGAGCTCGCCCCCCACCTCGACTTCATCTGTCCGATGGTCTACCCCTCCGGCTATCACCTGGGCGTCCCCGGCTACCGCAACCCGGTGACCCATCCCTACGAGGTGGTGTACGAGAGCGTGCGCGCCATCAGCCGGCGGTCGGGGAGCCACCCCGTGCGCGTGCGGCCGTGGCTGCAGGACTTCAAGGATTACGCGTTCGACCGCCGGATCTTCGGCCCCGCCGAGGTCCGTGCTCAGATCAAGGGCTCCGACGACGCGGGCGGCGCGGGCTGGATGCTGTGGAACCCGCGCAACCGCTACACCGGCGCCGCCCTCAATCCCAAGGGCTCGCTGGCCGCTCGATGA
- a CDS encoding alpha/beta hydrolase → MTTLRLGCEHARHRLFAASGLTLHALEWGTPGRPALCFLHGGSAHAHWFDLVAPAFADRYHVISLDQRGHGESGWASPAAYATEDFVEDLRQVMQALAWRRAVVVGHSMGGHNALAFAAWHSELVRGLVVVDSRPAIPAERLERMHRRGQRALRLHATPEAAVTAFRLLPPETVAPPALLAHLARAGIVRRDGGWRYRFDPDTNRTRRPADIRTLLAGIAVPTLIVRAELSPVLPRDLAERMRAELPRAELVEIPGTHHHLVLDAPDAFVRVLERYLRGLD, encoded by the coding sequence ATGACGACGTTGCGCCTCGGCTGCGAGCACGCGCGGCATCGCCTCTTCGCGGCGAGCGGCCTCACGCTGCACGCGCTGGAGTGGGGAACGCCCGGACGACCGGCGCTCTGCTTCCTGCACGGCGGCTCGGCCCACGCGCACTGGTTCGATCTGGTGGCGCCGGCCTTCGCCGACCGGTATCACGTGATATCGCTCGACCAGCGGGGTCACGGCGAGAGCGGCTGGGCCTCGCCGGCTGCCTACGCGACCGAGGACTTCGTCGAAGATCTCCGGCAGGTGATGCAGGCGCTCGCCTGGCGGCGGGCCGTCGTGGTGGGCCACTCGATGGGCGGTCACAACGCGCTGGCCTTCGCGGCCTGGCACTCCGAGCTCGTACGCGGCCTGGTCGTCGTCGACTCCCGTCCCGCGATCCCGGCCGAGCGGCTCGAGCGGATGCACCGCCGGGGCCAGCGGGCGCTGCGTCTGCACGCCACGCCGGAGGCGGCCGTCACGGCGTTTCGCTTGCTGCCACCCGAGACGGTCGCGCCGCCGGCGCTCCTGGCCCATCTGGCCCGGGCCGGCATCGTCCGGCGCGATGGGGGCTGGCGCTACCGGTTCGATCCCGACACGAACCGCACCCGGCGGCCGGCCGACATCCGGACGCTGCTCGCGGGCATCGCCGTGCCGACCCTCATCGTCCGCGCCGAGCTGAGCCCGGTGCTGCCGCGCGATCTGGCCGAGCGCATGCGAGCCGAGCTGCCGCGTGCGGAGCTGGTCGAGATCCCCGGCACCCACCACCATCTCGTGCTCGACGCTCCCGACGCCTTCGTGCGGGTGCTCGAGCGTTACCTGCGCGGGCTGGACTGA